In Phaseolus vulgaris cultivar G19833 unplaced genomic scaffold, P. vulgaris v2.0 scaffold_88, whole genome shotgun sequence, one genomic interval encodes:
- the LOC137817496 gene encoding uncharacterized protein, giving the protein MESKLVPYRLKVADLEASIKADATKVESLEKRSVDREVLPGKVEKERDDTVAKLAEAKKENERIAAELAQAQAENKKVTEDLLQARGTTEELKKRAEELEQQTEGLKKQTEELELSSAQILAAGFDAALEQFACQYPDLDLSMVSLNNEVVDGKIVPSED; this is encoded by the coding sequence atggagagcaaactggtcccctaccgtctcaaggtggctgacctggaagCGTCGATCAAAGCTGATGCAACCAAGGTAGAaagccttgagaagaggtcagtagatcgggaggtcctccCGGGCAAagttgaaaaagagagagacgacaccgtggctaagctcgccgaggccaaaaaggagaatgaaaggatcgccgcagagctggcccaaGCGCAGGCGGAaaacaagaaggttactgaagacctcctTCAAGCTCGTGGGACAACTGAAGAACTAAAGAAACGAGCTGAAGAGTTGGAACAGCAGACCGAGGGGCTCAAAAAACAGACTGAAGAGCTCGAGCTAAGCTCTGCCCAGatcctcgctgctgggtttgacgccgccctggagcaatttgcctgccagtaccctgatttggatctctccatggtgtcgctaaacaatgaagtggtggatgggaagattgttccttctgaagactag